The Ziziphus jujuba cultivar Dongzao chromosome 1, ASM3175591v1 genome segment TTCTCTGTAACCGCCAAAGAGCTTGGATTTTCTGGAATTCTCAGTAACCGCCAAACTCTTTGAACAGTGTGAGGtgagtttatttattattaatttatgcaaCAAAAACCCACATAAACGGGAATTAATTGTTGCTGTTTCTTCTTTGTCCAGTCACACCTTCTTCCCACTCCGGCCAAAAACTATAAATcaagaaaatataattgaagTTGTCAATTTGCAGAGCAAAGGAGAAAAAGCTTTGATAGACAGTGAGTATGGCGTATGTATGACGGTGGTGGTTTGCCGCTGGAGTTTGAAAGGGTTTCGAGTAGAGTAGAGGGTAAAGAATAAGATTAAAGACTGAATTTTTGGAGCAGAAGAAGAGGAAGCGTGACCTTTGTAAATATGGCGACTGCAAGCAAGGGCCTTCTGGGCTTGTGAGAAGCTAtagttttttttgggttcaaagagagggaaagagaaCTCTTTGAACCAAGTTCCGTAAAACAGAAATGGAAAAAACAGGAGTGTTGCTAGTTACACAACCCATTTTGCTTCTCACACTGCATTCTTgtgtaaaattactaaaaaccttttattttttatttttattttcaatatttgaataatgTTTTCTCTCTCAAACTTTGTCTTCTTTTCCAAATCTGCGTTGCTGATTATGTTGAAGCTCGCCGGATGGGTAAATGAAATTGATCTCCACCGTTCCATCTTGGTTGGAATTGCTGAAATTCATGTAAAGCTTTAATCTCCTTCTTTCTTTGGTCAATTTTATTGGAAATAGAGAGAATGTGGAGGTGGGTATAAATAAGAATCAACCATGTCGATATTGGGAACATCAACGACTATTTTCTCCTAGGGAAGACCCATAATATGCAGAGAACTTTTGAGCGGTTATGGGGAAACCCAAATCTTTGAAACTCTTTTAAAGAAGATGATGTTTCagtatttgaataatttatgcTCTTTTGGAAATTCAAATGTAGTTTGAATTGTTCAATATAAATGAAGCCTTGAAtccaaattttgatttaatcGGAATGTGAATTTTAATTGGAATTTTACTTCGTCTATCAGGAAAATGCCAACCAacataaaaccttaaaaatcaaattgacaaaaaggaaaaaaaaaaaaaaaaaaaaacaaagaaaaagtcaaggatttttagtaattttacacaaaaatgcaatGTGAAAAGCAAAATGGATCGTGTAAATAGcaacacccaaaaaaacaatacaAATCTTAACGGTGTCTGCAGGCAGAGGTCCAGCCAAATTCctactatttttaattttttttttattattattttttatgccaaTTACTGCTTTCATTCATGTACCGTGTAATTAATAAAAGGCAACAAAGTCTTGTTGTTATGAGGCTCTTTTGTTATAATTCTATCTTTTGGTTATGCATTTTAATGTTACTTGGCTTCTTGTTTCTATTCTCCAACTCTACTATTGCATGTTAATTTTTTCTGTTAAGAGATTTGGTTATTAAATATTACTACAACAGCTGAGCGAATACCAAGTATTTCCTGGTGTACTGAAAATTTTACTTGACAAAGCTTGTACACTTTCTAATTGTCTGTCACGTACATCGCCTTCTCAAACACTCTCAACCATCGAAGATGGGGGTGGGAAAAGAATGTTTAGAGTTAAATCTGGAGTGGGGGACAAGCAGCAGATTCAGGACTTTCATATTTGTACATCTCCTTTCAGTAAAATATGCACCAGCAAGCCAAGTTCGACATCCCAAACTGCATGTAACAATCAAAATCTAACACTAGAAACTAATATCATGTCCAAGCATATGAAAGATCTCTTAGGATGCTACAAAAGATAAAACCTAATTACGAAACAGATAAAAAGCTACGGTAAATGATACAGCAGCTACCAACATATACTGTCTGTGCCTGGGCAACCTGACATTATACAACATTACACAATAAGAAGGTTGCAAAAGCTAGAAGCTAAAGCTAATTAATATTCCATTCTCACAGGTGCATTTGAAACATCAGAAGAGGTTCCATACTGCAACCAATCCTTGGCACATATAAGGGCTTCCACTGTCTCAGGTCGCAAGGAACTTCGGTACCTGTCCATCTCTTTGATGGAGGTGTCAAATACAGCATCAGTAGCAACTGTAGATACTGGTATCGACAATATATCACGAGCCATCTTCGAAAGCGTAGGATACTTCAGTTTGTTTAATTTCCACCAACCCAACACATCAAACTCTTGGACACGAGGCAATAGAGATTCATCCAAATACTGATCCAACTCCGACTTCATTTGTTGGCTGGTGGTTTCCATGATGTAGACATCAAAATCTGTTAGTCCATTGTCTGACAAGAGATTTCCTCCTTGTTCATCAGTCTTGTTGTTGGCTCCTGCATTTCCGTCTTCTGCATAAGTAGGTGTCAGTGGTAGAGGCAGTGCTACATATTCATGAAAGAGCTCATGAATGCCATCGTCAACAATCTTGATATAGGTGGGAGCGTCATCACCAAAGATTTTGTTGAAACTGAACTCAACAAGCTTCATCTTGAACCGAGGATCCATAGCTACTGCAGTAGCCAAAGCCAGGCTACAATCCTTCcagtatttaataattttttcttgcaTTGTTTTAGCCAGAGAGCTGATGAAAGGATCCTCACTTGTAACTGCACGAGTCAGCTCTGACTGAATCTTCCACACTTCATGGAAGAAGATAATTGCAGTTGGGTTAGTAGTAGTGGTAAGGATGTTGGCTGCATCGAAAAGAAGTTTCAAGTATGTGCAGATAGTCTCAACTTGTTTCCAATCTTCCATAGATGGGGCTTCCTTGTAATCAGGATCAGATGTATCCAAGCAAGAAAACACTTCTTTTAATTCAGAAGCAGCCACCAGCATTTGATATGTTGTATTCCATTTAGTTTGGTCATCAAGAAATAGCATCCTATCACTTGGGACTTGAAGCTGTTGCTTGAGCTCAAGAAACTTTTCCTCATGGGATTCTGATGTTTTCACATACTTGACACTTTTCCGGATTTTCTTGACTATATCTTGCCCTGCTCCTAATACATCTTTTGCAATGCTGCTAAAAGTACGGGCAACACAATTCCCAAGACATAATTGACCATTGAGGATGAGTGGGTTCTTGATAGAGAGTAAAGGCCTTATATTTTCAAAAGCAGTTTCACTCAGTGGCTGATTGTAAGTGACTGAAAATAATTTGTTCTCCAAACTCCAATCATGAAGACAAACAGCAACGGCATGGCTAAGAGCAGTGTCCGAGTCAGGATATGGTTCCATCACAACATTGAGAAGACGCTTTTGCAGCTTCCAATCACTATCAATGAAGTGTCCAGTAATAAACACAAAACCTACACTTTGACTTGAAGTCCACATGTCTAGGGTAAGGCAAAAGCGTCCAGGTATGCCATCAATAAACTTTATAAGATTCTGCTTTTCCATTAGGTAAGTAGCAACACAATCCCCTTGGACAGTGTTGAAGCTCACCATGTTGAACCGTGGCTGAAGATTCTGGACAAAAGCCAAAAATCCTGGATGCTCAACCATGTGAAGTGGGTAGTCATGCATAATGATCATCCTTGCAATCTCATGGCGGCAACGATCTGCATCAAACATAATGTTTGGCAGATTAGGCGTTCTATAACGCCGTTTTGGCATTTCAGAACCATTGCCACTCATCCTCGTGGGAGGCGTATATGGTGATGATTGGCTCTTGTCATGACAGGTCCCCTTGGCAATATGCCGTTTGAGGTGGCTGGTACCTGCCACTTTAGAACCTGTACTGTAAGCAAAAGTTTGCTTGCATTGCTTACAGCATGCCCTCCTACATCCAGCACTAACATTTTCAATGGTGAAATGCTCCCAGACTATGGATTTCTTTTTCCTCCGCTTGTTAGGCTGTCCTTCAATATTGTTCACCTCATTATTTTCATATGAGCTCGGTGTCTTGTCTTCATAAAGGGTTAGCATCTTGACTTCTTCAGGGGTTGCTACCTTCTCTTCATCAGGGGTAGCCATCTTGTCTTCAACAGGGCTACTGTCAATCTTGTCTTCAACAGAAGTGGCCATCTTCAACTTCAGAAGTGAGTTACCCTGATATTCAAAACAGGGTCAGTCATTGAAATTTATTGGAAACAGTAATGTATTTAGTTCGAATGCTAAAATATATGACAAACATAGAGGTCTAAATTGAAGAAACCTAGCATACATGTCAAGCATGAAACTAATGATGCAAATAAatgcttatgaaaaaaatatgtaaaataaatgaacaaaaattACTAGCAGATTAACGTCTAGGGGTACAGAGCTAACAGAAAACAAACAACAGGAACGATCacaatcatcattttttttcaaGAGCTACAATTCATCTAAATGCGCATAAGCAAAAGGTTAGAATGGAAGATATATCAATTGACAGTTGCAACAAAAGTTATCCTTCTTGGTTTGTGAGTGattgtattttcttttcttataattacttttaattaatcATTTGTTCTTGTGGTTGACTGGGGAAAGTGGGGAGGTTGCTTAATAGAATAAAATCTTAAACTAGAACCAGAAATGCCTTCTTCTTCAATCCATCTTAACACAACAAAAAAAGCATTATTAATACAATCTAATCCACGCCTGAACCATTAATTATTATgatataagaaatttttttatacatgaTCCTGAAagtaaccaaaaacaaaactaataattttgttatacaCTAGATACAACCAGATATTTAATGAATAAGTATCCATTTAGAAAATGTAGTAAgagcattaattaataatttacaaatcCACATCAAAACAAGATTGTATTATTAAGGGACAAAAGCCATCAAAGTGCATGCTGGTTTGAAGAATTTTTAGGCTGCAACCAGCAATTTATGCAATTGCCATAAGCTTACAGCTGAACAGGTGCACTTCATGCATGCATGTGCCATATTTCTCAGCAGTTAATCGTATAATCAGCATGAAATCGTTGATATGCAAAGCAGTAACAAAGACATGAAGAGCTGACTCAACAACATATTTGACTTCAAAGCTTGCAAACTGGATAGAACGAATTAGTCCACTTCAGTTTTCATTAGCCATATTTGCTTGTTACCGAAGCTACTGGCAAAACAAACGGCTTACAAGTTTTTGGTTCTTAAATTATCGTTCGGGATGATACGGGCGTGGGAGGCTTAGTGTCTTTTGCATTTTAATACGTATGGACTCTCCAAACCAGCATCCAACATTTTATCAAAGTTACGTATCCCatcattaccaaaaaagaaagttaTATACCAAATCAAAGCCAATATCGGACCCACTACTGGGCTGGGCTGGGCCCACCAGGCCCAAATAGCCttagaccaaaaaaatgaaCAAGTCAACCCAACTGGCTTGACCAAGCCAAGATTTAATACACTCCATCAGATGAAAAATCCCAACTTGGATCTTCAACCGGAAATCAAGATGAGCTCGAGCCTACCATGGAACCACCTGGGTCAAGATCAAACATGGGAATACAATACCTTCTAACGGGCTGAAAGTATTCCCAAATGCTAAAAACAACATCAACAAGGTTAACGATCTACGGTTTCGATCAAGCTTGGGCTTCAAATATTCATGAACAGAAGCCCAGAtcagacaaaagaaaaaagaaaaaaaaaataaaacaaaccatTCATCACGAAGACGAAGCAGATGATctggaaacaaaaaaagatttaaaaacaaaaattgacaaAACTAAAATCAACTCTCTTTAATCCCCAACTAAAACCCACCCcccaacccccaaaaaaaaaaaaaaaaaaaaacaaaccgcAACAATTCAGCTACGAATTTGAAAATGAAACCCTAACTAaacacccaaaaacaaaaatcgaaCGCAAatcgagaaaaaataaaaataaaaattcagagaagaaccaaaaaaaaaaaaaaaagagagaaagagacgaAACAAGCCCTCTCAACAACCAAATAGAAAACTACGGTCAAagctttgaaggaaaaaaaaaaaaaacaaagaacaaatttTACCGATGATTCGGAAAGAGATCCAGACGGAAAGAGATCGGTGGTCGCGAACGCTGAAGCTCGGGACGGAGCTTCAGTGTCTCTTGGAGTGGGTGAGATCTAGGGTTTTGCAGAGGTCGGGCCGGAGaggagggaagagagagagagagagaggagagagaaagagggaggagagggagggagagagagattgGGCTTTGGAAGCCAACCCGAGAAAGTAATTGGACCTTAAGGATGATAGTAGTGGTTGGGACTTTTGGGACTCGTTTTGTTAAAGGGATAAGATTTGGGGTTTTGGAGggttagattgaaaaaaaaatagggcgtgctattattttttgggcatggACTTTTGCTTCGCTTTGAGAGTTTCGGGTCCAATTATTAagatttcttctttgtttttgtctttttttttttttttttttttaagtcctttgtttttcttttttattaattttatcaaattatactTTCATAACCGAACCACACGAAGCCCACCGTCTCATAACGTAACGTAACTAGTCAGCTAGGTTAAACTTCGGTTCTGTTCTTTCGGGTCCGTACGTTTGGGGCATGTAGCCCACCGAATATAAATGGACTATTTATCCGGGTTGGGGTCCACATGGAAGTTGGCTTTCATtttagctcttttttttttttgaaaaaaaaattatatatatatatatatatatatatttttggcccAATAATTTATCCTAGGATTTGAAATCCGAGATGCTGGTTGTGAGGCTTACACCTCAGTCTCATCCAACTGGGTTTGATTCTTTCTTACCCATGCTTATATTCTGGTTCATGGTCTGCTTAGTTGTGAATGTGACGGCCAATATGATACATGACCCAATTTGGTAATTATAATATCTCTAAGCTTATATGGTaggatttttctatttttcaatgagGTAAATAAGTAATCATCCCGACAAAACTaaagttacccaaaaaaaaaaaaaaaaaaatttaaatcccaACAAGtgaggattatatatatatatatatatatgtatatatttgtaaatctggattatatatttattttcaaggtTTCTCCAACAAATTTACTCCATAATTCTAATTGTAATTTGATGCTTTTGACTTATAGTATTTTGTGATTGAGCCATCTAACTTTTAAAAGTAACAATTAATGTTCTtgttaaaaaaaggaaaaagatagtGGTTGCTTACGGTTTTGCATGCTTCCCCACTCTAAAGTATTAGGCAGGGATTATGAATTACTtagaaatgaaatttattaaataaataagtttccTTGGCTAATAGCCGGTAACTTTAATGAAATTGGTAATGTTAACGAGTTTGGAGACTACTTGTATGTCTATTCTCCAAGATAAGTTGAGGGGTTGGAATAGAAATGTCTttggtaatatttttattaagaaaaagagATGGCCAAAATTAGTGGAGTTAAGAAGAAACTATGTTCTGTGAGGagtcaatttctttcttttagagCTTGAAAAGAATCTTACGGCAgaatataattgaattttggagCAAGAAGAGTGTTTTTGGACCAAAAGTTAAGAATTAATTAGTTGCAGGGAGTAGATAGGAATACTAAGTTTTTCCATCTCGCAACTCTaattagaagaagaaggaatAAGGTGAAAATACTGAAAAATGATACAGATGAGTGGATTTATGATAAATCTGGATTGAAGCATATGGCAGTGAAATTCTTTGCTAATTTGTATATAAATGAAATGCATTTTAACAGGAACTTGATGCCTAACATATTCCCTGTGATTTTTGAAGAGGATGCAATGGCTATGAATAAGAATGTGGAAAACTAGGAAATCAAGAAAGCTTAATTTGAtgttggagctgggaaggcccTTGGCTCAAATTGTTTTTCAGCAGCTATTTTTCAACATTTTTGGGATATTTTTGGTTCTCAGATTTGCAACATGGTAAAGAATGTTGTTGCCATCGGAAAAATTCCTAAAGGTTTGGATGAGACCTTAAATTTCAATCATTCTTAAGGTGGATTGTCTTTAAAGTATGGCTAACTTTAAACCAATAAGTCTTTGTAGCACTCTTTACAAAGTAATTAGTAAAGTGATTGTTCAAAAGACTTAGACCAGTTATgaataagttaatttgtccaaaTCAAGTCAATTTCACTCTGAGAGGATAAATAATAGACAACATTGTGGTAACTCAGGAAATGCTAAGTCATTTTAATAACTCTAAGTCAAAGAAGGAGATGATTATATGAAAGATTCACCTTGAAAAAGCCTATGATTTGCTTAATTGGAGGTGTGTGGAAGAAGTCTTTAATGAAATAggaatttttgataaattgagatATTATTGAATGTGTGAAATTCAATAATATGCGGATTATTTGGAATGGTGAGGTTACTAAACCTTTTACTATTAGTAGAGGCATAAGATAGGGAGATCTTGTTTTCTCCCTATCTTCTTGTGCTATCTATTGAAAAATTATCTCATATTATTTTCAAGCATGTGGTGAGTGGAAACTGGAAGTCCGTGAAAGTTTCTAAAAATGGTCCTGAAGTTACTCATTTTATGTTTGTAGATGATTTATTACTTTTCTTATAAACTAATGATGATTAGGTTAAACTTGTTCTTAAAGTTCCTTGAGAAGTTATGATATGCTTTTAGTTAGAAAGTAAGTTTTATTGAATCcaagatatttttttctaagcataTTGCAAGATTAGTTAAGAATGCTATAGGGAGATCTAACTTTCTTATTGCTAAGGATTTGGGTACCCGACTAGAAGTGTGTAAGCGAAAACACTGAACTCCAAGGGGTGAATTGTGATGATCAGTGTGGGCGGGTGTGGATGATAGTGGTAGGCTACATGGTGTTTAATCTCATATCGTCCGGGTGTAGATTAGgagatgatttaaatataataatagtcactcttataATGCTGAGGCCTTTTTAGAGCGTTGACTTCAAGATTCGAAAGAATTCTAAGTTTAAGCATCCTTAGCTGAGAGCGATTTTAGAATGGATAAccttttggaaaattttgaataaaaaacccCCATATTGAGTAAAGTGGTTAGATTAGGGACAATATTAGTAGAGAGTGATAGATTTGCCAATGgaaacggggtgttacactaggAAAGCTAATAATATGAATAGGACTCTCCTTATGAAAATGGCTTGGAGAATTTTGCAAGATAATGCTATCAATGGAATGGTATGaggttgaaattgaaatttctgAAAGAGGGATTAGTTTAGAGAACTGTGAGCTCTTTGAATACAAACTTTTAGGAGGATAAATGGTGCAAAGACACAGTTTTGAAAGATTTTACTATTGAAAACTTTAACATAAACTAGGTGCTTAAAGTAAAGGATCTGATTTATGAAAGTTCTTAGATGTGACTAAATTAAGTCAATTAGTGTCATAGGAGGTGATTAAAGATATAGTTGGTATTTTAGTGGCTACTATTGATTATATTCATTGTAAGTTAATATGGGGAAGGATTGCTAATGGGGCTTTCAGTGTGAAATCAACTTATTTTACCATTGAGAGTAGGTTGGATAATTGTAAAGGCTAAGAGTGAAATTGTACTAGGAATTAAGAAGTGATTCCAATAGTGCATATGTTTTGTTGGATGATGATTCAAGAAAGCTTTTGACTAATATGAATAGATAAAAAAGTAAACCTTATAACATGTCATGTTAATTTGTGTTCGTTCGTATCGTGTTCATGTGAAATTCAATACGAACATGCCCTGTTAAACTTTCATATGATAATAAGTAAAACCGAACACATCCGTTAAATTATTATGTAACCCATCATTTGACACGTTAACTtgttaataatatatgcaaaattgaaaattcaaatttgatttaagtttcaaacaataaaatgactttttttttttttagattttaaatcttGCAAAtagacttttttgtttttagatttttttaaaaataaattggaaaagaaaaaatcaatacatgtttaaataataaactaaacatttttaatattataaaatttgcattattataaaaatactcTTTGATAATAGGGTTAATGAGTTTATCATATGTAATCATGTTTTATCCATAGACTGGCTAACGTATTGGGTCTTATTAGTATAATACTCTGATCCAAGAAAATGCTTCGAATTTGCacttttgatcaaatttgaccAGAATTGATGGAGGTTGACCACGTGGGTTCCATAATTGACTTTTTACTACGAGAGGAATTTCGCTTTGATTGAGACACTATGGTGAACTACTTGTCAACCCGAGTTTGTAAACTAGTAGTACGTCAAAATTGGAGCTGAGATTAAAGAATTATGATCATAACAAGGTGCAGTCTGGATTGATCGGCAAGCCtgaggttgactttttatttgtttagattgagattttgattattattatcattattgttattattattattattactattattactacTATCATTTTTGTTGTCAACTgtataattattgtatttgtcCAAATTGATGATTTAATGGATGAGGAGGTATTGTTGCCTTCAGGTAGGTATGGTAACTTTCGTATATATATCGTAGCCTGTGAGCAAGTATAGGTTTTGGATAAGTATGGTAGCCTTTAAGTCGGTATTGTAACCTTTAGATAAGTGTATTAGTCTCTGGGCTAATATTGTATTCTTCAGGTAGGTTATCCAAATCTCtcacgaaaatatatatatatatatatgtaggaaatatatatatatatatatgtatatatacgttGGTTCTGGATGTGAGGATGTTATCGGAGTTACCGTTAAGGCCTCAattgtttaatttaaaatattgttctaTTATGCACATTTTTTAAGTGTAatttatgttattaaaatttatcttgcaatttattgattattagCTATACAATTTGTATCGGAATATTTTCTAGATATAAAGGGGTAGATCATCATATTTCTATCTGCATTTATGTGTTTGATATATCCACGAAGTGCTATAAAAACATATGATTGTAATAAATGGGTGATGTGGGTGGCTATGAATTATAAAAGTACATATTTCCTATGCTAAGTAAAGACTTAGAAAAATTCGAGATTATTTGGGGTCCAGGTAATGAACTCTGGAAAGGGTCTCAACACTCAATGAGGTATTTgtggttttttaattatttcttatatcTTTAATCCTATACTATTGCTATTGAAGTTctgcaaatttgtgaaaatctgAAGTAAAATGGCAGGAATAaggtgaatgtatattttgggAGTGAATTTTCTATGTAGGATACATTTGCGGGGGTTCAATTTATAAAGGAGATGCTGTTGGATTTTCTATAAAAGTTTCGGTAGGATTTCCCTAGCTTTCGGTAGGATTTCCCCTAGCCGGGAtcatttttagggtttctgatAGGTAACTTTTGAAGGGTTCTGATATTAGATTATACTGATATGCATCTAAGACGATATTATAAACCCAAATTCGTAAAATATTGTATTGGTTTGTGTTGTATTATCATATTGCATAAGATTTTGCAAAAGCTTATAGAGAAGGCATATAAGTTATGACtgcaattgtaatatttttaagGCTATTGATTAAGATATTATCCGTATCCTAAGAGACTGCAGAGAGGATAAAGGTTTATGGATCTTGCTCGGAAAGCTAGATAGAGATGATTAGGTTTTTAGATACAATAGTAAAATTGGttcattaaaaatctaaaaagctagagttattttgttattaatgttgGAAAGGCTACTGTCAAATGGAATGCTCTTCTCAATGTTGGTTGCTGGATTCTATGGAAGTGTAAATgcaagacaatttttttttattaaaattttaaagctcCTCACTATCTAAGTGAGGTTATAAAGAGCCATGCCCATGATATATGCTTTGTGAATGGAAAGAATAATGTTAAGGCTAAAAATTTTAGCTATTGGCCTGCTTGGAAGGTGCTTAAAGAAATTTTACTAAGCTTAATACAGATAGGAGTTGCAAAAGTAATGGCCAAGCTAGAGCTGGAGGTGTGTTGCAAAATGGTCAAGGTTTGTGGGTCTTAGATTTTGATGtttattcaaaatttgttaataGTGTTGTTGCTGAACTTTAGGGGTTATTTTATAGCATGAATTTTGCTTTGAAGGTGGGATAGAGTAAGGTTCAGATGGAATCTGATTTGGTGCTTATTGTACCTTAGGTTGAAAATGGAGTGGATTCTTGTCATCCTTGCTTTAGATTGACGGAGAGCCGCATGCTTATGGTTAAGTAGAATCCTATTTTTACTATTAAACATGTGGTTAGGATTGTGACTTAGTGGCAGATTATCTTGCAAAGTTAAGTCATGAATGTAATATGGGATTATATGTTCTTGATACTCCTCTTAAGGAACTTAAGCGTTTACTTTTGGATGATTGTTTAGGAAATGTAACATTTAAGTTGATTAATAAAAGGCCTTAAGAGCCTATTGGCTCCgatatgtaattaaaaaaaaaaaaaattagaagtagCAATTTAGCtctcaattttaaatttgttataaattagTCAAAACTTCAATTTTGGCCAAATAAATTGCTAAcaattttgctttaattttattaattaacactttatcttctttcttgcaaattttattgcaatttttgggtaaattagttatcaatttatttggttGAAATTGTGGATTTGATCAATCtacaacaaatttgaaaattaagacctaaattgctatttttgaaaattagagATCTAAATCACAGAATTCTACAAGTCAAAGATACCAAATTGTAATTAACCCTATTTTGCAGTTACTTCCTTATAGTATCAAGTTAACATCCACAATCTCTACAGTATATAAGCAGTGCAATATTGCTCAAAATTTTCATGCTCTAACTTTTTAGCTACTAAATGATCAGtagaacaaaattttaattctaattatATCTTGCTATAAGGAAGGAGAATCTGcttaattatgtataatatacAATCGCTTTCATAGTTAAAAAATAAGGTCTGACAATTGGGATTGATATTGTACCATTTTACAAACTTTAAGAGTGTTAGTGCTAATTTGATATTATAGAGggtaaattacaaaaatattaaaacaataagGGAAAAAAGACTTATTGCAATTCCATCGCTTGTTATTCATAAACTTGCATGGGCTTAATAAGGAattggatattatatatatatatgtatgcataggTTTGATTTGTTGGGAATACAGCAATTCTCATCTTATGTTGAGCACCCGATGTGTTACTATTTGTCCaactagaattttaatattaattcacTGCTTGGgatgattataaataaattttaaattttaatttttaaaacgatTTAAAGGTAGAAAAAGaatgttctatatatatagaattttgatcTAGTGGGCTATATAGCCTATGTAGTGGTGCATAATATTGATGTAGTACAATATTAAGCTgaggtaaaaaagaaaatgcagaaaAGTATCATTTTTCTAAGAAAAATCCATTGATATCAATACatcatatgataatttaattagttattgt includes the following:
- the LOC107428097 gene encoding zinc finger BED domain-containing protein DAYSLEEPER — translated: MATSVEDKIDSSPVEDKMATPDEEKVATPEEVKMLTLYEDKTPSSYENNEVNNIEGQPNKRRKKKSIVWEHFTIENVSAGCRRACCKQCKQTFAYSTGSKVAGTSHLKRHIAKGTCHDKSQSSPYTPPTRMSGNGSEMPKRRYRTPNLPNIMFDADRCRHEIARMIIMHDYPLHMVEHPGFLAFVQNLQPRFNMVSFNTVQGDCVATYLMEKQNLIKFIDGIPGRFCLTLDMWTSSQSVGFVFITGHFIDSDWKLQKRLLNVVMEPYPDSDTALSHAVAVCLHDWSLENKLFSVTYNQPLSETAFENIRPLLSIKNPLILNGQLCLGNCVARTFSSIAKDVLGAGQDIVKKIRKSVKYVKTSESHEEKFLELKQQLQVPSDRMLFLDDQTKWNTTYQMLVAASELKEVFSCLDTSDPDYKEAPSMEDWKQVETICTYLKLLFDAANILTTTTNPTAIIFFHEVWKIQSELTRAVTSEDPFISSLAKTMQEKIIKYWKDCSLALATAVAMDPRFKMKLVEFSFNKIFGDDAPTYIKIVDDGIHELFHEYVALPLPLTPTYAEDGNAGANNKTDEQGGNLLSDNGLTDFDVYIMETTSQQMKSELDQYLDESLLPRVQEFDVLGWWKLNKLKYPTLSKMARDILSIPVSTVATDAVFDTSIKEMDRYRSSLRPETVEALICAKDWLQYGTSSDVSNAPVRMEY